One Anthonomus grandis grandis chromosome 15, icAntGran1.3, whole genome shotgun sequence DNA segment encodes these proteins:
- the LOC126745056 gene encoding uncharacterized protein LOC126745056 — MESKDGKSTSVDEKQKPDTTKLDKSKLSDLKEKSYVTRQVETSVTLLDSPENDIVLEALLFISKYADINNNNLIYLIKSGIVSKLLNSFTKNICILRISLRLLSVVLSTDDGLYEIDQDKYDDKILEISNMYIGHKDGFVKEYCVEILAKVASSCRVTTIIFNTDLFNPMFDNIKSAKNVNSLYHNMLLFYKLIDAPAALSALAEYSKFDTNIIIAHMNHKEKKVGNFALETIEKLTKYGLPFLQESFKKFGIMEKMFKILMDEQKEYQHSTVINIIHNCLNSEETSTYFVESIEFLELCQWVKNCHPRYLLPLSELFIKITNTPDLQQMLFDLSVEESILYFFRLKHKDVINQTCRAVSNMTAHKYCCEHMLTPVVAETLVEVLERQNDEEDPYNQIAWKTVFHFIRRSVNGLTLFMEKKIKPVLLDFFLNKAHLVTEETYLMIIEIIFRCLVHPQYQEEFIHKELLQEVLKLFKESENTVVTTFCCEIMTSINHLNAFRTFFLQNGPLIIINKLKNLKDVNLITEILYFIFSCLIYEDIAMAFLHQGLLQVLKTFDEYISYNIPILKKVNNLAINYYLPLKFYKTGKLEITDKLPNKFYVINGIWCDTFPFIEILEMMKVTPYPTIYLVDYSYEVRKGVTLEAESQETLKSTTSLLSKSTDSNLNSTTLSRISLTQSPSVFDIKYGKISTDIFLPRYIYHLKKYDVFLQGPMEDRIRLLAEYVDTLLCGPKDDLSLPQKIHEYQLHIQCLKEKLGNNIIPIGFLRMGFHCERALLFKALADKICIPCSLVKGSLKIYWNEVALFKEVDGEERLQIYVIDLMYEIGNLMLVGTKQANKYCNLN; from the coding sequence atggAATCGAAGGATGGCAAATCAACTTCAgttgacgaaaaacaaaaacCTGATACCACAAAGTTGGACAAAAGTAAGCTGAGcgacttaaaagaaaaaagctaCGTAACTAGGCAAGTAGAAACCTCTGTAACCTTGCTTGATAGCCCGGAAAATGATATTGTCTTGGAAGCTTTGCTTTTTATCTCTAAATATgcagatattaataataataatttaatatatttaatcaaaagtGGAATCGTTAGCAAGCTCTTAAATAGCTTCaccaaaaatatttgcattttaaggATTTCTCTTCGGCTTTTGTCCGTAGTTCTTAGCACTGACGATGGTTTATATGAGATTGATCAAGATAAATATGATGATAAGATCTTAGAAATTTCAAACATGTATATTGGACATAAGGATGGATTCGTTAAAGAATATTGCGTTGAAATTCTTGCAAAAGTAGCCAGCTCCTGTAGAGTAaccacaataatttttaatacagacCTTTTTAATCCAATGTTTGACAATATTAAAAGCGCTAAGAATGTGAATAGCTTGTACCATaatatgcttttattttataaactaataGACGCTCCGGCTGCTTTAAGCGCACTTGCTGAATATTCCAAATTTGACACAAATATTATAATAGCGCATATGAatcacaaagaaaaaaaagtaggaAATTTCGCTCTAGAAACAATcgaaaaattaactaaatatggTCTTCCCTTTCTGCAagagagttttaaaaaatttggcattatggaaaaaatgtttaagattTTAATGGATGAGCAAAAAGAATATCAACATTCTACAGTAATCAATATAATTCATAATTGCCTAAATTCTGAAGAGACGAGCACTTATTTTGTAGAGTCTATAGAATTTTTAGAACTCTGTCAGTGGGTAAAGAACTGTCATCCAAGATATCTATTGCCTTTATCagagttatttattaaaattactaatacACCAGATCTCCAGCAGATGCTTTTTGATTTGTCTGTGGAAGAATCGATTCTTTACTTCTTCAGATTAAAGCATAAAGACGTTATAAACCAAACTTGTAGAGCTGTTTCCAATATGACTGCACACAAATATTGCTGCGAACACATGCTAACACCAGTTGTTGCTGAAACCTTGGTTGAGGTCTTGGAACGTCAAAATGATGAAGAGGATCCATATAATCAGATAGCCTGGAAAACTGTTTTCCATTTTATACGAAGAAGTGTTAATGGTTTAACACTTTTTATGGAAAAGAAGATTAAACCTGTTCTtctggatttttttctaaacaaagCTCACCTAGTTACAGAGGAAACTTATCTTAtgattattgaaattatttttagatgtCTGGTACATCCTCAATACCAAGAGGAGTTTATTCATAAAGAATTGCTTCAGGAAGTTcttaagttatttaaagaatCGGAGAATACTGTAGTAACTACATTTTGCTGTGAAATTATGACCTCTATTAATCATTTAAATGCATTTAGAACCTTCTTTTTACAAAATGGacctttaattattattaacaaattaaaaaatttgaaagatgtaaATTTGATTactgaaattttatattttattttttcttgcctTATCTACGAAGACATTGCAATGGCATTTTTGCATCAAGGCCTACTACAAGTATTAAAGACATTTGATGAATATATTTCGTATAATATACCtatattgaaaaaagttaacaatttggctataaattattatctcccactgaaattttacaaaaccGGCAAACTAGAAATTACTGATAAGTTACCAAATAAGTTTTACGTTATAAATGGTATTTGGTGTGATACTTTTCCTTTCATAGAAATTTTGGAAATGATGAAAGTTACTCCATATCCTACTATATATTTGGTTGACTATTCATATGAAGTAAGAAAAGGCGTAACACTGGAAGCTGAAAGTCAAGAAACTTTAAAATCAACTACATCTTTACTCTCAAAGTCGACAGATTCTAATTTAAACTCTACGACATTAAGTAGGATAAGTTTAACACAGAGTCCATCAGTATTCGATATTAAGTATGGTAAAATCTCAACAGATATATTCTTGCCACGTTATATTTATCACCTTAAAAAATATGACGTTTTCTTGCAAGGCCCTATGGAAGATAGAATTCGCCTTCTTGCTGAATATGTCGATACTCTGTTGTGTGGTCCTAAGGATGATTTATCGCTGCCACAAAAGATTCACGAATATCAACTCCATATTCAATGCCTCAAAGAAAAACTCGGAAACAACATTATTCCAATTGGGTTTCTCAGAATGGGTTTTCATTGTGAACGggcattattatttaaagcattGGCCGATAAGATATGTATCCCATGCTCGCTTGTTAAAggaagtttaaaaatatattggaatGAAGTAGCGTTGTTTAAAGAAGTTGATGGTGAGGAAAGGCTGCAGATTTATGTAATAGATTTGATGTATGAAATTGGAAATTTAATGTTAGTGGGTACCAAGCAGGCTAATAAAtactgtaatttaaattaa